A part of Pectinophora gossypiella chromosome Z, ilPecGoss1.1, whole genome shotgun sequence genomic DNA contains:
- the LOC126379843 gene encoding piggyBac transposable element-derived protein 3-like → MFFRPRYMKPLRLIEIIEELECIDDNDQLPSGVAILPPENANADVTDEDSGGEEVVTWHNLLGSQLKAQADLIYSDDESFDIEHELPLSTIAKRRCTGIVSIDEAADPPEQIISNVTAPTECDTPLISVTAPRNQKYQ, encoded by the exons ATGTTTTTCAGGCCGCGCTATATGAAACCGTTGAGATTGATTGAAATTATCGAAGAGCTGGAGTGTATTGACGATAACGATCAATTACCAAGTGGCGTAGCTATTTTACCACCTGAAAATGCGAACGCTGATGTAACTGATGAGGATTCTGGAGGCGAAGAAGTTGTAACTTGGCATAATCTTCTAG GTTCTCAGCTGAAAGCTCAAGCGGACCTGATCTATTCAGACGACGAATCTTTTGACATTGAACATGAATTGCCTTTGTCTACGATAGCCAAAAGAAGATGTACAGGCATTGTATCTATTGATGAAGCTGCGGATCCCCCGGAACAGATTATATCAAATGTCACTGCACCTACCGAATGTGATACACCTCTTATATCCGTGACAGCGCCACGTAATCAAAAATATCAGTGA